The following proteins are encoded in a genomic region of Zea mays cultivar B73 chromosome 9, Zm-B73-REFERENCE-NAM-5.0, whole genome shotgun sequence:
- the LOC100278059 gene encoding uncharacterized protein LOC100278059, producing MDDRQYAGLTKAGLGVLAFNSGLAIYNSWGDASSVAFVLSADSILVLLFLCLRELELQGRGAAGRGRDVGIIRAAVWTLTTLLSAMFASRVAPLMPPVVGALVWATAVATAAGGFWAVFLS from the coding sequence ATGGACGACCGGCAGTATGCCGGACTGACCAAGGCAGGCTTGGGCGTGCTGGCCTTCAACTCGGGCCTCGCCATCTACAACTCCTGGGGCGACGCGAGCTCCGTCGCGTTCGTGCTCTCCGCGGACTCCATCCTCGTGCTGCTCTTCCTCTGCCTCCGTGAGCTGGAGCTGCAGGGGCGGGGGGCCGCCGGCAGGGGCAGGGATGTCGGGATCATCAGAGCCGCGGTGTGGACGCTGACGACGCTGCTCTCGGCCATGTTCGCGTCTAGGGTGGCGCCGCTGATGCCGCCCGTCGTCGGCGCGCTCGTCTGGGCGACGGCTGTGGCCACTGCCGCCGGCGGCTTCTGGGCGGTCTTCCTCAGCTGA